A region from the Lolium perenne isolate Kyuss_39 chromosome 4, Kyuss_2.0, whole genome shotgun sequence genome encodes:
- the LOC127332245 gene encoding probable transcription factor At5g28040, giving the protein MLPMVDDPSAAGAAASSSFPDADAYGNGDSEDIDFPVDPISNAPFSSSAAVPAPAPAAAAAVGGERRPLFQRLWTEEDEIVILRAFAEFTAQRGTAFASHQYDTDPFYEEMRRRLQLDFSKSQLAEKLRRLKRKYRNCVDRLRISGNSFTFRSPHEQAVFEIARNIWRPASDKHGRDPGAADSDDDATVTATNNGDAKSPSSSKAQRRGRRRRTADFAADTSQTPQFTPASMPVKTEDSLPAFFPQVVAMDGADPVVVPSAAQPAINTESSVLTPLFKEMVRAMLGMGGCPSPLGLGAKVPEPPAGIPMEGDKWRQQRILELEVYLRRIDLLQDEVKSALEELKSSTPAT; this is encoded by the coding sequence ATGCTTCCCATGGTCGACGACCcctccgccgccggcgccgccgcctcctcctccttcccGGACGCCGACGCCTACGGCAACGGGGACTCCGAAGACATCGACTTCCCAGTCGACCCAATCTCcaacgcccccttctcctcctccgccgccgtccccgcccccgcccccgccgccgccgccgcggtcgGGGGCGAGCGCCGGCCCCTCTTCCAGCGCCTGTGGACGGAGGAGGACGAGATCGTGATCCTGCGCGCCTTCGCCGAGTTCACGGCGCAGCGCGGCACGGCCTTCGCGTCCCACCAGTACGACACGGACCCCTTCTACGAGGAGATGCGCCGCCGCCTGCAGCTCGACTTCTCCAAGAGCCAGCTCGCCGAGAAGCTGCGCCGCCTCAAGCGCAAGTACCGCAACTGCGTCGACCGCCTCCGCATCTCCGGCAACTCCTTCACCTTCCGCTCCCCGCACGAGCAGGCCGTCTTCGAGATCGCGCGCAACATCTGGCGCCCCGCGTCCGACAAGCACGGACGCGACCCCGGCGCCGCCGACTCCGACGAcgacgccaccgtcaccgccaccaacAACGGCGACGCAAAGTCCCCGTCTTCCTCAAAGGCGCAGCGCCGTGGCCGACGCAGGCGCACGGCTGACTTCGCTGCCGATACCTCGCAGACACCGCAGTTCACGCCGGCGTCCATGCCTGTCAAGACGGAGGACTCGCTCCCGGCCTTCTTTCCTCAGGTGGTAGCCATGGACGGCGCCGACCCTGTTGTTGTGCCGTCAGCCGCGCAGCCAGCAATCAACACGGAGAGCAGCGTCCTGACGCCTCTGTTCAAGGAGATGGTCCGTGCAATGCTAGGCATGGGTGGCTGCCCGTCTCCGCTGGGTCTCGGTGCCAAGGTCCCTGAACCGCCGGCTGGGATACCCATGGAGGGAGACAAGTGGAGGCAGCAACGGATTCTCGAGCTGGAGGTCTACTTGCGGCGGATCGACCTGCTGCAGGATGAGGTCAAATCAGCACTGGAGGAGCTCAAGTCCTCCACACCAGCAACTTGA